The genome window CGATGATGGAGATTGATGGAAATATCTCAATTGTGACAACGGATAAAAATCAATTTAAGGAAACACATTATAAACGCAAACATAATCACAAAAATTTACAAGGAACCAATTAACAAAATATGGAAAATAATTTAGTAAACGGGATTATCAAACAATTCCAGTATTATAAACAATTGGGAGAGAAAACATTTTCGCAATTAACAGATGAAGAATTGTTTTGGCAATACAATGAAAACTCAAATAGTATTGCGATTATCGTGAATCATCTTTCAGGAAATATGTTGTCGCGTTGGACTGATTTTTTGACAACAGATGGTGAAAAAGAGTGGCGAAATCGTGATGAAGAATTTGAAGATACAATCAAAACTAAAGAACAACTTTTAGAGAAATGGGAGAAAGGTTGGAAGTGTTTGTTTAATGCTTTAGCACAAATCAAAACGGATGAAGATTTAGAACAAATCATCTATATCCGAAATGAAGGACATACAGTAATAGAAGCCATTAATCGTCAATTGGCGCATTATCCATATCATGTTGGTCAAATTGTTTTTATAGGAAAGTTAATAAAAGATAATAAATGGAATTCACTTTCAATTCTAAAGAATAAATCTTCAGACTATAATCAAATTAAATTTTCTACAGAGAAAAAGACACAACATTTTACAGATGAGTTTTTGAAAGAAGAATAATTAAATAATACTTTGACGCAACCTTTTTATGATTAATTATCTTATTAGAAATTAAACTAATAAAATAACATTATGAAAGCAATTTTAAAAGTAGCATTTTGTACATTTTCTATTTTTGCATTTTTTGGATGTCAAAATGATGATTACTCTAAAAATAACAATGTAGATAAAGAGTT of Empedobacter falsenii contains these proteins:
- a CDS encoding DUF1572 family protein, translated to MENNLVNGIIKQFQYYKQLGEKTFSQLTDEELFWQYNENSNSIAIIVNHLSGNMLSRWTDFLTTDGEKEWRNRDEEFEDTIKTKEQLLEKWEKGWKCLFNALAQIKTDEDLEQIIYIRNEGHTVIEAINRQLAHYPYHVGQIVFIGKLIKDNKWNSLSILKNKSSDYNQIKFSTEKKTQHFTDEFLKEE